In Vagococcus hydrophili, one DNA window encodes the following:
- a CDS encoding DoxX family protein gives MTQSQRINISFIILRVFLGGTMAIHGLQKVMNLADTTDFFVSLGLPSFMPLIIAAIEIFGGIFMIIGLLVPLVSLGFIAILVSATFMLKAGAGFVNGYELEVLLIAMSLVAGLSHWSKKIFLPFSISE, from the coding sequence ATGACACAATCACAACGCATCAATATAAGTTTTATTATTTTACGAGTTTTCTTAGGAGGGACGATGGCTATTCATGGTCTGCAAAAAGTGATGAATCTTGCTGATACAACTGATTTCTTTGTTAGCTTAGGGTTACCTAGTTTCATGCCTTTAATTATCGCTGCTATTGAAATTTTTGGTGGTATTTTTATGATCATTGGTTTGTTAGTTCCTCTTGTTTCACTTGGATTCATCGCTATCTTAGTTAGTGCTACTTTCATGCTAAAAGCAGGAGCAGGTTTTGTAAACGGCTATGAATTAGAAGTTTTATTAATTGCTATGAGTCTTGTTGCTGGACTTTCACATTGGAGCAAAAAAATATTTTTACCTTTTTCAATCAGTGAATAG
- a CDS encoding LPXTG cell wall anchor domain-containing protein, with protein sequence MKGNKFMSSIVLLSSAFMLGTVTTMAENTTETKVNDEKVVNLVKVDSKKSEEVKPETKPEEAKPETKPEEVKPETKPEEVKPETKPEEVKPDIKAEEEALKQQKADLDATIKGYVNSKYATVEEYNAVMALINNAKTQTEIDEIFTNFYDTVVVPKNFPIEELIKGYEDEIASWVAQGLINGQSEVVYLHFLNSATSLEELDVIMEMLRAAMDEATPHPELSEQIAAIDATAFGWMVDGYASYEEYISLMLLISVLDNAADIDALFTKFYDEVVVPKQQEDEAVVKGYEDEITSWVTSGLISAEEETEWLYYLNSVDSLEEMEAIMQELRAIIDGLKPVDPVDPIKPVDPVKPIEPTIVKPKPGIKVDPVVVPKEKIKFVTTSTNKSATKPIVLKSNSALPATGEEENIMAAVLGMLMLMLFGKIYYKKETN encoded by the coding sequence ATGAAGGGAAATAAATTTATGAGTTCAATTGTTTTATTATCTAGCGCTTTTATGTTAGGTACAGTAACAACAATGGCAGAAAATACAACGGAAACAAAAGTTAACGATGAAAAAGTGGTTAACCTGGTTAAAGTTGATTCTAAAAAATCAGAAGAAGTGAAGCCGGAAACAAAACCGGAAGAAGCTAAGCCGGAAACAAAACCGGAAGAAGTGAAGCCGGAAACGAAACCGGAAGAAGTGAAGCCGGAGACAAAACCGGAAGAAGTAAAGCCAGATATAAAAGCTGAAGAAGAAGCATTGAAACAACAAAAAGCAGATTTAGATGCAACAATTAAAGGTTATGTGAATAGTAAGTATGCAACAGTAGAAGAGTACAATGCTGTGATGGCATTAATTAATAATGCTAAAACACAAACTGAAATTGATGAAATTTTTACTAATTTCTATGATACAGTTGTTGTACCAAAAAATTTCCCTATTGAAGAGTTAATCAAAGGTTATGAAGATGAAATTGCTTCGTGGGTAGCGCAAGGGTTAATTAATGGACAAAGTGAAGTTGTTTACTTACATTTTTTAAACAGCGCAACTTCACTTGAAGAATTAGACGTTATTATGGAGATGTTACGAGCAGCAATGGACGAAGCAACACCTCATCCTGAGTTAAGTGAACAAATTGCAGCGATTGATGCGACTGCATTCGGCTGGATGGTTGATGGTTATGCTTCATATGAAGAGTATATTTCACTAATGCTTTTAATTAGTGTGTTAGATAACGCAGCTGATATTGATGCGTTGTTCACTAAATTTTATGATGAAGTCGTTGTACCTAAACAACAAGAAGACGAAGCAGTTGTTAAAGGGTATGAAGATGAAATTACAAGTTGGGTAACGAGTGGTTTAATTTCAGCTGAAGAAGAAACTGAATGGTTATATTATTTAAACTCAGTGGATTCATTAGAAGAGATGGAAGCAATCATGCAGGAACTTAGAGCTATTATTGATGGATTGAAACCAGTAGATCCGGTTGACCCAATTAAACCGGTAGATCCAGTGAAGCCGATAGAACCAACAATTGTTAAACCTAAACCTGGAATTAAAGTAGATCCAGTAGTCGTTCCTAAAGAAAAAATCAAATTTGTTACTACTAGCACGAACAAATCAGCAACAAAACCGATTGTTCTTAAATCAAATAGTGCTTTACCTGCAACAGGTGAAGAAGAAAATATCATGGCTGCCGTTTTAGGTATGTTGATGTTAATGCTATTTGGTAAAATTTATTACAAGAAAGAAACTAACTAA
- a CDS encoding DEAD/DEAH box helicase: MKWSIPEKVVEEGREYAKDGRVVSISKNEEQQVWYADVVGSEVFHIELDGTAREEDVCQCQYWQQHGFCKHTVATELALREKGLNRYIKKQVNTQKIYTPPSHADIFSKSFERLQEAETEKTLLTSDPLKMEFVMDVVETLSFHPEQSVIAVSLKLGSRFPGSKTYVVKNIQEFLDCYEKKATYKLNEKSFVIGENSFSQRDITLLDKLLEIREAQDLLDQTSVQQKGKINRRYLILGSETVKFFVEELTKTERLIFNTPEDKKQTIYFKEGKLPIDVCISPVGTTDYKMEIKDPIEMYLEKYQWAIGNHSIYELTNEQSERYELLLQLLKRLEEPEIVFTKDNVGDLFSYILPNLDSVAKVYVSDDLQSEMIRVPLRSKIWIEEVQGQLEARVDYVYGEFVFSSHKEHSTSLGKESQVIRNQVQEKRIEKLLQHFGYAKRKNAYLKQLPKEQELYAFIREEVPTIRRYAEVGIAPNVAQLFLNSTEHQPKVKVIEDGSWLDIQFDISNIEENEINDVLVSLMKQQDYHQLKSGQILFLDEQGFKETSSVLQQLRGDIRVRKGKLEVPRYRGLMVNQALSEMKDVETTDLFTEMVTNLTHPSNYEVALPKGLNASLRDYQVTGFKWLKMLSHYQFGGILADDMGLGKTVQTITYLLSEKEEGKLTEPVLIVAPASLLYNWQVEIQKFAPDLKVKVVIGSKLERTEIIENYTETDILVTSYTTLRQDYDVYEKMTFHSLILDEAQMIKNAATKTFQTIETLKAEHYFALSGTPIENKIEELWALFRILMPGFFPPLRRYKQLTTETIAMMIKPFVLRREKKEVLDDLPDKVETDLYSHLTEEQKTVYVAHLRQMQKSVAGMTKQELNQNRISILSGLTRLRQICCHPQLFIEDYEGDSGKMNQALDMIQTAKANGRRILLFSQFTGMLSILEEELAKLDIETFYLRGSTPLAKRQEMVDSFNRGAKDVFLISLKAGGTGLNLTGADTVILYDLWWNPAVEDQATGRAHRMGQKKKVEVWRLISEGTVEEKMNRLQAEKKELFQQVLNSESAKDLGKMTMEDIKDILDVGIE; the protein is encoded by the coding sequence ATGAAATGGTCCATCCCTGAAAAAGTAGTTGAAGAAGGTCGAGAGTACGCCAAAGATGGGCGTGTCGTATCGATCAGTAAAAATGAAGAACAACAAGTTTGGTATGCTGATGTTGTAGGGTCAGAAGTGTTTCACATTGAATTAGATGGAACAGCAAGAGAAGAAGATGTGTGTCAATGTCAGTACTGGCAACAGCATGGCTTTTGTAAGCACACCGTAGCAACCGAACTTGCTTTAAGAGAAAAAGGCTTGAACAGATACATTAAGAAACAAGTTAACACACAAAAAATATACACACCACCATCACACGCAGATATTTTTTCAAAAAGTTTTGAAAGATTACAAGAAGCCGAGACGGAGAAAACACTACTAACAAGCGATCCATTAAAAATGGAGTTTGTTATGGATGTGGTAGAAACCTTATCTTTTCATCCAGAACAGTCAGTTATTGCTGTTTCTTTAAAATTAGGCAGTCGTTTTCCAGGTAGCAAAACTTACGTGGTGAAAAATATCCAAGAATTTTTAGATTGTTATGAAAAAAAAGCGACTTACAAGTTAAATGAAAAATCATTTGTGATTGGTGAAAACTCATTTTCACAACGAGATATCACGCTATTAGATAAGCTTCTTGAAATACGTGAAGCACAAGATTTATTGGATCAAACAAGCGTCCAACAAAAAGGGAAAATCAATCGTCGCTATTTGATATTAGGTAGTGAAACAGTTAAGTTTTTCGTTGAAGAATTAACTAAAACGGAGAGGTTAATTTTTAATACACCAGAAGATAAAAAACAAACGATTTACTTCAAAGAGGGTAAGTTACCTATTGATGTGTGTATTTCACCTGTTGGGACAACGGATTATAAAATGGAAATTAAAGACCCAATTGAGATGTATTTAGAAAAATACCAATGGGCGATTGGCAATCATTCAATTTATGAATTGACCAATGAGCAATCGGAGCGCTATGAATTACTCCTTCAATTATTAAAACGTTTAGAAGAACCTGAGATTGTCTTTACAAAAGATAATGTAGGAGATCTATTTTCTTATATCTTACCCAACTTAGATTCTGTCGCGAAAGTGTATGTCTCTGATGATTTACAAAGTGAGATGATTCGAGTACCCTTAAGGTCGAAAATTTGGATTGAAGAAGTACAAGGTCAACTTGAAGCACGAGTGGATTATGTTTACGGAGAGTTTGTTTTCTCTAGTCATAAAGAGCACTCAACGTCACTTGGTAAAGAATCACAAGTGATTAGAAATCAAGTCCAAGAGAAAAGAATCGAGAAGTTATTACAACATTTTGGGTATGCTAAAAGAAAAAATGCTTACCTGAAACAATTACCAAAAGAGCAAGAATTATATGCCTTTATTCGTGAAGAAGTACCAACGATTCGACGTTATGCTGAAGTGGGGATTGCTCCAAATGTGGCGCAACTTTTCTTAAATTCTACAGAGCATCAACCAAAAGTCAAAGTGATTGAAGATGGTTCATGGTTAGATATTCAGTTCGATATTTCAAACATTGAAGAAAATGAAATCAATGACGTATTAGTAAGTTTGATGAAACAACAAGATTACCATCAGCTTAAGAGTGGGCAAATCCTGTTCTTAGACGAACAAGGGTTTAAAGAGACCAGCTCAGTCTTACAACAATTAAGAGGCGATATTAGAGTTCGTAAAGGAAAACTAGAAGTTCCTCGTTACCGTGGTTTAATGGTTAATCAGGCATTATCAGAGATGAAAGACGTTGAGACGACGGATCTATTTACAGAGATGGTGACGAATTTAACTCATCCGAGTAACTATGAGGTGGCACTACCTAAGGGCTTAAATGCTTCCTTACGAGATTATCAGGTGACCGGTTTTAAATGGTTGAAAATGTTGAGTCATTATCAATTTGGTGGTATTTTAGCCGATGATATGGGACTTGGTAAAACAGTTCAAACCATTACTTATTTATTGTCTGAAAAAGAAGAAGGTAAATTAACTGAACCTGTTTTAATCGTCGCACCAGCCAGTCTGTTGTACAATTGGCAAGTTGAAATTCAAAAATTTGCCCCAGATTTAAAGGTTAAAGTGGTTATCGGAAGTAAGTTAGAAAGAACCGAGATTATTGAGAATTATACTGAAACAGATATCTTAGTGACATCATACACGACGTTAAGACAAGATTATGATGTTTACGAAAAAATGACCTTCCATAGTTTAATTTTAGATGAAGCTCAGATGATTAAAAACGCAGCAACCAAAACGTTCCAAACGATTGAAACGCTAAAAGCAGAACATTATTTTGCTTTAAGTGGGACACCAATTGAGAATAAAATTGAAGAGTTATGGGCGTTGTTTAGAATTCTAATGCCAGGATTTTTCCCACCACTCAGACGTTACAAACAATTAACGACTGAAACAATTGCGATGATGATTAAACCATTTGTCTTGAGACGTGAGAAAAAAGAAGTTCTAGATGATTTACCAGATAAAGTGGAGACTGATTTATACAGTCATTTAACTGAAGAACAAAAAACAGTCTACGTGGCACATCTAAGACAAATGCAAAAAAGTGTCGCTGGTATGACGAAACAAGAATTAAATCAGAACCGGATTTCAATTCTTTCTGGTTTAACGAGATTAAGACAAATTTGTTGTCACCCACAGTTGTTTATTGAAGACTATGAAGGTGATTCTGGTAAAATGAATCAAGCACTTGATATGATTCAAACGGCAAAAGCTAATGGACGTCGAATTTTACTGTTCTCTCAATTTACAGGTATGCTAAGTATTTTAGAAGAAGAATTAGCTAAATTAGATATTGAGACGTTTTATTTACGAGGTAGTACACCTTTAGCTAAGAGACAAGAGATGGTTGATAGTTTCAATCGTGGGGCCAAAGATGTCTTCTTGATTTCGCTAAAAGCAGGTGGAACAGGCCTGAACTTAACCGGTGCGGATACTGTTATTCTTTACGATTTATGGTGGAACCCAGCAGTAGAGGATCAAGCAACTGGGCGTGCTCACCGTATGGGTCAAAAGAAAAAAGTTGAAGTCTGGCGCTTGATTTCAGAAGGAACGGTTGAGGAGAAAATGAACCGACTTCAAGCTGAGAAAAAAGAATTGTTCCAACAAGTTCTAAACTCAGAAAGTGCCAAAGATTTAGGTAAAATGACCATGGAAGATATTAAAGATATCTTGGATGTGGGGATAGAATAA
- a CDS encoding MFS transporter — protein sequence MNQEKTLKYRWFSLAAIGLFTFMSTLDGSIVNIALPTISESIGVPMNQSEWVVSVYLMAICVFLLFFGKIGDSFGKIKVFKIGTIVFVIGSFLCGIPGSLSLLLVSRIVQAIGASMTMATGTGIITEIFPASERGRALGLIGSFVSLGAIAGPGVGGVILSHFNWSYIFWINVPVGIITLLFGWYFLPKEEEKSGESIDYLGFILFALFIMLFFGGIFLGQEKGFLNPLILGMIVVSLLTLYLFYRHESNHEKPLVQLKLFKNKMFSVSLFTATLIFITNFFANVINPFYLQNVLGLEAKTAGFLMMVFPLVMIVGAPLSGYLTDKKGPHMITLVGLVLLTLGQIGYLVLGEGSPVFLFVVIMALVGAGNAMFQAPNNTIIMSSVDKSEYGIAGSLNSLARNLGMVIGISLSTTILYQSMSSNLGEKVVGYVEGRPDIFVYGMHITYIVSFIICLLATVVTIRRFRQAKK from the coding sequence GTGAATCAAGAAAAAACATTAAAGTATCGTTGGTTTAGTTTAGCGGCGATTGGTTTATTTACATTTATGTCAACATTAGATGGTAGTATTGTTAATATTGCCTTACCAACCATCTCAGAAAGTATTGGAGTACCTATGAATCAATCGGAATGGGTTGTTTCAGTTTACTTGATGGCCATTTGTGTGTTTCTGTTGTTTTTTGGTAAAATCGGCGATAGTTTTGGTAAGATTAAAGTCTTTAAAATCGGCACGATTGTTTTTGTGATTGGATCTTTTTTATGTGGGATTCCAGGAAGTCTGAGTTTACTTTTAGTTTCAAGAATCGTTCAAGCGATAGGCGCTAGTATGACAATGGCGACAGGAACAGGGATTATTACTGAAATATTCCCAGCAAGTGAAAGAGGACGTGCTCTTGGTTTAATTGGTTCTTTTGTTTCATTAGGTGCCATTGCAGGACCGGGTGTTGGTGGCGTCATTTTATCTCACTTTAATTGGTCATATATTTTTTGGATCAATGTTCCAGTTGGAATTATTACCTTACTATTCGGTTGGTACTTTTTACCTAAAGAAGAAGAAAAAAGTGGTGAAAGTATTGATTATCTAGGCTTTATCTTATTTGCTCTCTTCATCATGTTATTCTTTGGTGGTATCTTCTTAGGGCAAGAAAAAGGCTTTCTAAACCCATTGATTTTAGGGATGATTGTCGTATCTTTACTCACTTTGTATCTATTTTATCGTCATGAGTCAAATCATGAGAAGCCTCTTGTTCAGTTGAAATTATTTAAAAATAAAATGTTCTCAGTTAGCTTATTTACAGCTACTCTAATTTTTATTACTAACTTTTTTGCGAATGTGATTAATCCTTTTTATTTACAAAATGTGTTAGGGTTAGAAGCTAAAACAGCAGGATTCTTAATGATGGTCTTTCCTTTAGTGATGATTGTTGGCGCACCTTTAAGTGGTTACTTAACAGATAAAAAAGGGCCACATATGATTACTCTAGTTGGGCTGGTGTTACTAACTTTAGGTCAGATTGGTTATTTAGTTTTAGGTGAAGGTTCACCAGTCTTTTTATTTGTAGTAATTATGGCACTTGTGGGTGCAGGAAATGCCATGTTCCAAGCGCCTAATAACACAATCATCATGTCTAGTGTGGATAAATCAGAGTACGGGATTGCGGGTAGTTTGAATTCACTGGCTCGAAATTTAGGAATGGTTATTGGTATTTCTTTATCAACAACTATTCTATATCAATCCATGAGTTCTAATTTAGGTGAAAAAGTAGTAGGGTATGTAGAAGGTAGACCAGATATCTTTGTTTACGGGATGCATATTACTTATATTGTTTCATTTATCATTTGTCTTTTGGCAACTGTCGTAACGATAAGACGTTTTAGACAAGCAAAAAAATAG
- a CDS encoding aspartate-semialdehyde dehydrogenase, whose protein sequence is MGKYSVAIVGATGAVGTKMKEMLENSSLPIESIKFLASKRSAGKEISFKGVTYLIEELVNDSFEGVDIALFSAGGSISKQYANEAVRRGCVVIDNTSAFRMEKDIPLVVPEVNSEALKNHQGIIANPNCSTIQMMVALEPIRQAYGLDRIIVSTYQAVSGAGMSAINELKTQTSQMLAGETKVEANILPCSGDEKHYPLAFNALPQIDVFSEDDYTNEEWKMVNETKKIMEDDTIKVSATCVRIPVMTGHSESVYIEIKTDQVTPDDIKNILSQSEGIILEDEPKEQIYPQALTSVDKKEVFVGRVRRDLDVTTGFHLWVVSDNLLKGAAWNSVQIAERLHAMSLVRVNN, encoded by the coding sequence TTGGGTAAATACAGCGTAGCAATTGTTGGAGCAACTGGAGCTGTGGGTACGAAGATGAAAGAAATGCTTGAAAATAGTTCATTACCAATTGAAAGTATTAAGTTTTTAGCTTCAAAACGCTCAGCGGGTAAAGAAATTTCGTTTAAAGGTGTAACATATCTGATTGAAGAGTTAGTAAATGATTCTTTTGAAGGTGTCGATATTGCCTTATTTAGTGCAGGAGGCTCTATCTCTAAACAATATGCCAATGAAGCAGTCAGACGTGGTTGCGTAGTCATTGATAATACAAGTGCCTTTAGAATGGAAAAAGATATCCCGCTTGTTGTACCAGAAGTGAATTCAGAAGCGTTAAAAAATCATCAAGGCATTATCGCTAATCCAAATTGTTCAACTATTCAAATGATGGTCGCACTAGAGCCGATTCGTCAAGCTTATGGGTTGGATAGAATTATTGTCTCAACGTATCAAGCGGTTAGTGGTGCGGGTATGTCAGCAATTAATGAACTGAAAACACAAACGAGTCAAATGTTAGCGGGAGAAACAAAAGTCGAAGCAAATATTTTACCTTGTTCTGGAGATGAGAAACACTACCCGTTAGCCTTCAATGCCTTACCACAAATTGATGTGTTTTCAGAGGATGATTATACAAATGAAGAGTGGAAAATGGTTAATGAAACGAAAAAGATTATGGAAGATGACACAATTAAAGTGTCAGCAACCTGTGTCCGGATTCCTGTCATGACGGGGCATTCGGAATCTGTTTATATTGAGATTAAAACAGATCAAGTGACGCCAGATGATATCAAAAATATTTTAAGTCAATCTGAAGGAATCATTTTAGAGGATGAGCCAAAAGAACAAATTTATCCTCAAGCCTTAACTTCAGTAGACAAAAAAGAAGTCTTTGTAGGACGAGTTCGTCGTGATTTAGATGTGACGACTGGTTTCCATCTGTGGGTAGTATCAGATAACTTACTCAAGGGTGCTGCCTGGAATTCGGTTCAAATCGCTGAAAGATTACATGCGATGTCTCTTGTGAGAGTAAATAATTAG
- a CDS encoding ABC transporter ATP-binding protein, whose product MLKRFISYYKPYRALFILDFSCAIIAAILELSFPVIVNQVIDKIMPTGNLRLIFMVSAMLLFFYIINTVFQYIVVYFGHKLGTNIETDMRNELFRHFQKQPFSFYDNQKTGKLMSRLTTDLFEISEVAHHGPEDIFITIMTLVGSFTLMYNIHSSLALATAVIVPFITLALAFFNKKMTRVNTQIYENLGEFNAGIEASVSGIRVTQAFANEEYEQQRFSKLNQLYRQSKLAFYKTMAVSSSYNYFLIRLISLFALLFGSYYVIQGEITNGNFVGFILLSNVFARPIEKINAMLESYPKGFAGFKRFTEELDKKPAIEDKKEAKEVDYLAGDISYQNVSFSYDDGTEVFNQLNLEIKRGETIAFVGPSGAGKTTLCHLLPRFYEIDSGSIQIDGHSIQDIKMSSLRQQIGIVQQDVFLFPGSIKENVAYGKLGATEEEIERAVELAHLSKVVSDMPDGLETIIGERGVKLSGGQKQRVAIARMFLKNPPILILDEATSALDTETEKVIQESLMSLSEGRTTLMIAHRLATIKHATRIIVVDEAGIVEDGTHEALINQKGVYEKLYNAQFN is encoded by the coding sequence GTGTTAAAAAGATTTATTTCATATTACAAACCATATAGGGCGCTTTTTATACTAGATTTTAGTTGTGCCATTATTGCAGCTATTTTAGAGTTAAGTTTTCCGGTGATTGTGAATCAAGTGATTGATAAAATAATGCCTACAGGGAATTTACGATTGATTTTTATGGTCAGTGCCATGCTATTATTTTTCTACATTATTAATACTGTGTTTCAGTATATTGTTGTTTATTTTGGACATAAATTGGGGACAAACATTGAAACAGATATGCGTAATGAATTGTTTCGTCATTTTCAAAAACAACCATTTTCGTTCTATGATAATCAAAAGACAGGTAAACTAATGAGTCGTCTGACAACTGATTTATTTGAAATTTCAGAAGTGGCCCATCATGGACCAGAAGATATTTTTATAACTATTATGACGCTAGTTGGTTCATTTACCTTGATGTATAACATTCATAGTAGTTTAGCTCTTGCAACTGCGGTGATAGTTCCGTTTATCACGTTAGCATTAGCCTTTTTTAATAAAAAAATGACACGAGTTAATACACAGATTTATGAAAATTTAGGAGAGTTTAACGCAGGCATCGAAGCGAGTGTGAGTGGGATTCGAGTAACGCAAGCCTTTGCTAATGAAGAGTATGAGCAACAACGTTTTTCAAAACTTAATCAACTGTATCGTCAATCAAAATTAGCCTTTTATAAAACGATGGCAGTGAGTTCTTCCTATAATTATTTCTTGATTCGTTTGATTAGTTTATTTGCTTTATTATTTGGTTCTTACTACGTGATTCAAGGAGAAATTACGAATGGGAATTTCGTAGGATTCATCCTTTTATCGAATGTATTTGCTCGCCCAATTGAGAAGATAAATGCGATGTTAGAAAGCTATCCAAAAGGTTTTGCTGGATTTAAACGTTTTACAGAAGAATTAGATAAAAAGCCTGCCATTGAGGACAAAAAAGAGGCTAAAGAAGTTGATTATTTAGCAGGTGATATTAGCTATCAAAATGTTTCTTTTTCATATGATGATGGAACAGAAGTGTTTAATCAGCTCAATTTAGAAATTAAGCGTGGTGAAACCATAGCCTTTGTTGGTCCAAGTGGCGCCGGGAAAACAACCTTATGTCATTTGTTGCCACGATTTTATGAGATAGATTCTGGGAGTATTCAGATTGATGGTCACAGTATTCAAGATATAAAAATGTCCTCATTACGCCAGCAAATAGGGATTGTGCAACAGGATGTTTTCTTGTTTCCAGGTAGTATTAAAGAGAATGTGGCATACGGAAAATTAGGGGCAACAGAAGAAGAAATAGAAAGAGCGGTTGAACTGGCTCATTTAAGTAAAGTTGTTTCAGATATGCCAGATGGGTTGGAAACCATTATTGGAGAACGAGGGGTTAAATTATCCGGTGGTCAAAAACAGCGTGTAGCTATCGCGCGAATGTTTCTAAAGAATCCGCCTATTTTAATTTTAGATGAAGCGACCTCAGCGTTAGATACGGAAACGGAAAAAGTTATTCAAGAATCATTGATGTCGTTATCTGAAGGAAGAACCACGTTAATGATCGCTCATCGATTAGCTACGATTAAGCATGCAACACGGATTATTGTAGTGGATGAAGCAGGAATTGTGGAGGATGGCACACATGAAGCTCTGATAAATCAAAAAGGAGTCTATGAAAAATTATATAATGCTCAATTTAACTAA
- a CDS encoding ribonuclease J: protein MSQIKIVPLGGVRENGKSIYVIEVENEIFVLDCGLKYPENEQLGIDMVIPDFSYLIENKDKIAGVFLSHGHADAIGALPYLLENIKVPVFGTELTTELAKINVKNYPNTKDFKDFHVVDEFTEIDFGHAVISFFSTTHTIPDSIGISIKTEEGSIVYTGDFKFDQSATDDYKTDFSRLAEIGKEGVFALLSDSSNAESAQLIASENQTAEEVYDTIRYWEGRIIVASVASNIKRVQQVLNAAAKSERQVVLTGKDAEQIVKTAIKLGKLKLPNEDLIITEKEMKNKNPENILILETGRMGEPLHSLQKMASKRHRSIKIQEGDLVYITTTPAISVETTVAKTEDMIYRAGGTVKTISDNLYVSGHGNQNDLKLMLNLMKPKYFVPVQGEYRLLAAHADLAHELGMSYQDIFITGRGDILEFEKGRLRMTGSTDADNVLIDGLGVGDIGNIVLRDRKILSEDGIFIAVVTINRRAKKIISKPRITSRGFVYVKTSTDLMKESEAIVETVVLENLEKQDFDWGVLKQEIRDQLSRHLYEQTKRRPVILPVIMESSQKRK from the coding sequence GTGAGTCAAATTAAAATAGTCCCTCTTGGCGGAGTTAGAGAAAATGGGAAAAGTATCTATGTTATCGAAGTAGAGAACGAAATTTTTGTGTTAGACTGCGGACTGAAATATCCAGAGAATGAACAATTAGGAATTGATATGGTAATACCAGATTTTTCTTATTTGATTGAGAACAAAGATAAAATTGCGGGTGTCTTTTTGAGTCATGGACACGCGGATGCTATCGGTGCATTACCTTATTTATTAGAAAATATAAAAGTGCCCGTTTTTGGAACAGAGTTAACAACAGAACTAGCTAAAATAAATGTTAAAAATTACCCGAATACCAAGGATTTCAAAGATTTCCATGTGGTAGATGAGTTTACTGAAATTGATTTTGGTCATGCGGTTATCAGTTTCTTTAGCACGACACATACTATTCCAGATTCAATTGGAATTTCGATTAAGACAGAAGAAGGTAGCATTGTCTACACAGGTGATTTTAAATTCGATCAAAGTGCCACAGATGATTACAAAACAGATTTTTCAAGATTAGCAGAAATTGGTAAAGAAGGCGTATTTGCGCTTCTAAGTGACTCATCTAATGCAGAGAGTGCCCAATTGATTGCATCTGAAAATCAAACGGCAGAAGAAGTTTATGATACGATTCGCTACTGGGAAGGCCGTATTATTGTGGCAAGTGTTGCTAGTAACATTAAACGCGTGCAACAAGTATTGAATGCAGCGGCTAAGTCAGAGCGTCAAGTTGTCTTAACTGGGAAAGATGCGGAACAAATCGTTAAAACAGCGATTAAATTAGGCAAATTGAAATTACCTAATGAAGATTTAATTATTACTGAAAAAGAAATGAAAAACAAAAATCCAGAAAACATTTTGATTTTAGAAACAGGTCGTATGGGTGAGCCTCTTCACTCACTACAAAAAATGGCAAGTAAACGTCACCGTAGTATCAAGATTCAAGAAGGTGATTTAGTTTACATCACGACAACACCAGCTATTTCTGTGGAAACAACAGTGGCTAAGACGGAAGATATGATTTACCGTGCTGGTGGAACGGTTAAAACAATTTCAGATAACTTATATGTTTCAGGTCATGGGAATCAAAATGATTTAAAATTAATGCTTAACTTAATGAAACCAAAATACTTTGTACCCGTTCAAGGTGAGTACCGATTACTTGCAGCTCATGCTGATTTGGCTCATGAACTAGGCATGTCTTACCAAGATATTTTCATTACAGGTCGAGGAGATATTCTTGAATTTGAAAAAGGTCGTTTAAGAATGACAGGTTCAACAGATGCTGATAATGTCTTAATCGATGGTTTAGGTGTGGGTGATATTGGTAATATTGTCTTAAGAGATCGTAAGATTTTATCTGAGGATGGCATTTTTATCGCAGTAGTAACGATTAATCGTCGCGCTAAGAAAATTATTTCAAAACCAAGAATTACCTCGCGTGGCTTTGTTTATGTTAAGACAAGCACTGACTTGATGAAAGAAAGTGAAGCGATTGTTGAGACAGTTGTTTTAGAAAACTTAGAAAAACAAGATTTTGACTGGGGCGTTTTAAAACAAGAAATCAGAGATCAACTAAGTCGTCATTTGTATGAACAAACAAAGAGAAGACCGGTTATTTTACCAGTTATCATGGAATCAAGTCAAAAAAGAAAATAA